Sequence from the Deltaproteobacteria bacterium CG11_big_fil_rev_8_21_14_0_20_49_13 genome:
CTCGATCAGTGTAAAACCTTTCTTCATATTAAATCCTCCTTGGGCCGTCGCCAAACGTTCGTGGCGGGCCTTTGTTTGTTGTTTCACCAGAATTCGTATCCGGCAGTTGAACTTCTCAACCAGCCGGTCTCGTCGTCATAATAATACTCTTTACCGAACGGGTCAACTACATTTCCATCTTTATTGATGGGAGCGTTCTCAATATAACGTTTTGTAACATCTTCGCCCGGAAACTTATAATAGCCCGTCGCTATCTCTTCCAAACTGTCGGGGTTCTTATTATTTATCAGCTTATAAAGGTTAATAGAGCTTCTAAGTATCTGTAGCTGGTAAAAAAGCGTGCGCTGTTTGCCGGATTTCATCTGGTAATAAACATTGGAACCTACCAGTGCGCTGACAACTATGATCAGCATTGCCACCATCACGCGCTCGAACCATTTTCTTTGAGGCTTCTCAAAACCCATATATTAACCCCCTACCACTTATCATACCCCTTTGTTGTGGAAATGACCCAGCCGTTCTTGCTGTCATACTTGTAGGGATTCCCGAAAGGGTCCACAAGCTGGCCCCCGGTGCTGATCGTGACCTTTTCAAGGTACGCCTTGCCCGTCTGCCCCGGCTCGAACGAATAGTTGAGCTTGGTCAGCGCTTCGAGAGTCGGCGGATTCGCCTTGTTCAGCGTCTTGTACATCGTCACTGCGGAACGAATGTTGTCAAGCTCTGAAATAAGGATCTTGCCTTTGTTGACCGAATCTCTCTTTGAATAGATGCCGAAAGCGACAACTATTGCCGCCACCAACACCACCGCGATGATCGCCCATTCGAACTTGGCGCGCGGCTTTTTTGTTTGGATTACCTGTTCATCCATAAGTATCCCTCCTTTTTGGGTTTATTTTCCCGACACTATACTTGACATGTTCCAAATTGGCAAGAAAATTGATAGCGCAAGGATGGTAACCATCGCGAAAATTCCTATTAAAAGAATAGGTTCTAAAAGAGTTGTAAGATTTTTTATGGTGTGCCCGATTTCAAGATCGTAATGCGTAGCCACGGCATTGAGCATCTCGTCAAGAGAACCTGTTCTTTCACCCACCGCCGTGGTTTCGATCATAACCGGCGAAAAAAACACGCCTCCTGCCATGGCATCGGACAATAGCGAACCCTTTTGTATCCTATCCTTTATCTTTCTCACCTCTAAAGCGAACGCAGCATTGTCAATGACGTTCGCAACGACCTCAAGTGACCTGGGCATGGGGAGGCCGCTCTTGTAGAGCGCTGAAAGTATATGGCCGAACCTTGCGTTGGCTATCTTTGTCGTGAGGGGCCCAAAGACCGGAACCTTGAATCTTAACCTGTCGATCTTCAATTTGCCGGCCTGAGTCTTATAATACCGCTTGTACATATATACTATGGCGGCAATTATCAAAATGACCACGTACCAGTAATTTCTTACAAAGTTAGATGTGCCGATAAGTATCTGCGTAGGTATTGGCAGATCGGCGCCATAATGGGCATAGAATTTGGAAAACTTCGGCACGACAAATGTCATCAGAACGGTAACTGCGCCGACAAGCACGAAGACGACTATCTTTGGATAAAGGGTGGCCGACTTTACGTTCCTTTTTATCTCGTCCTCTTTTTCCAGCAGGACAACGAGCTCCTGCAGGACCTGCTCCAATATACCGCCTTCTTCACCGGCGGCAAGCATTGAGACATACATTTCGTCGAAAACTTTTGGATGACGGGCGAACGCCTGAGAAAGGGATGCCCCTTCGGCGACGTCCTTTCTTGTCTTTTCCAGGGCGTTCTGCATTGCTCGGGAAGATATCTGTTTGGAAACCGCGGCAAGGATCGTGTCCATGCTTATGCCCGCCTTGAAGAGAGTGAAGAACTGGCGCGTAAATATCATTATTTCTTCCGTCTTAACGCGCTGGAAGATATCGCCGATATTTTCAATATTAATACCGCCCTTCTTTGCTTCTCTAACCGAGATCGGGATCATTCCTCCCGAAAAAAGGCTTTCGGAAAGATCTCTGGCCGACGTTGATTCGGCCTCGCCCGAAACAAGCTCGCCCTTTTTGTCCCTCACTTTATAGGAATATAGCGGCATAGGAACTATTTATTCTTCTTGAGTGACCCTTATGACTTCTTCTA
This genomic interval carries:
- a CDS encoding general secretion pathway protein GspF, whose product is MPLYSYKVRDKKGELVSGEAESTSARDLSESLFSGGMIPISVREAKKGGINIENIGDIFQRVKTEEIMIFTRQFFTLFKAGISMDTILAAVSKQISSRAMQNALEKTRKDVAEGASLSQAFARHPKVFDEMYVSMLAAGEEGGILEQVLQELVVLLEKEDEIKRNVKSATLYPKIVVFVLVGAVTVLMTFVVPKFSKFYAHYGADLPIPTQILIGTSNFVRNYWYVVILIIAAIVYMYKRYYKTQAGKLKIDRLRFKVPVFGPLTTKIANARFGHILSALYKSGLPMPRSLEVVANVIDNAAFALEVRKIKDRIQKGSLLSDAMAGGVFFSPVMIETTAVGERTGSLDEMLNAVATHYDLEIGHTIKNLTTLLEPILLIGIFAMVTILALSIFLPIWNMSSIVSGK